In Phreatobacter stygius, a genomic segment contains:
- a CDS encoding glucose 1-dehydrogenase, producing the protein MTSYFDVSGRLALVTGSSAGIGLALARGLARAGARVVLNGRDVDRLKQAADGLAAEGLQVHSLAFDVTDPAAVAEAVDRIERDIGPLDILINNAGIQRRMPLDEFPEATWRELMATNLDSVFFVAKAVAKAMIPRKSGAIVNICSVQSELGRPAIAPYAASKGAVKMLTKGMAIDWGKHGIRVNGLGPGYFKTELNKALVENEAFSAWLTARTPLGRWGDVDELVGACLFLVSPAASFVTGHVLYVDGGVTAQL; encoded by the coding sequence ATGACGTCCTATTTCGACGTATCCGGACGCCTGGCGCTGGTCACTGGTTCCAGCGCCGGCATTGGCCTGGCGCTGGCCCGCGGCCTGGCGCGCGCCGGCGCCCGGGTGGTGCTCAATGGCCGCGACGTCGACCGGCTGAAACAGGCCGCCGACGGCCTGGCGGCCGAAGGGCTCCAGGTTCACAGCCTCGCCTTCGACGTCACCGACCCCGCGGCGGTGGCCGAGGCGGTCGATCGGATCGAGCGCGACATCGGTCCGCTCGACATCCTGATCAACAATGCCGGCATCCAGCGGCGCATGCCGCTGGACGAATTTCCCGAGGCAACCTGGCGCGAGCTGATGGCAACCAATCTCGACAGCGTGTTTTTTGTTGCCAAGGCGGTGGCCAAGGCGATGATCCCGCGCAAGTCGGGCGCCATCGTCAACATCTGCTCGGTGCAGAGCGAGCTGGGGCGCCCGGCCATTGCCCCCTATGCCGCCTCGAAAGGCGCCGTGAAGATGCTGACCAAGGGCATGGCGATCGACTGGGGCAAACACGGCATCCGGGTCAACGGCCTTGGTCCCGGCTATTTCAAGACCGAACTGAACAAGGCGCTGGTCGAGAACGAAGCTTTTTCGGCCTGGCTCACCGCCCGCACGCCGCTCGGCCGCTGGGGCGATGTCGATGAACTGGTCGGCGCCTGCCTGTTCCTGGTCTCGCCGGCGGCAAGCTTCGTCACCGGCCATGTGCTTTATGTCGACGGCGGCGTCACCGCGCAGCTTTGA
- a CDS encoding M20 aminoacylase family protein: MTVLDKIKAFEDTMTAWRQDLHRHPEVGFEEKRTSDFIARTLDGFGFEVHRGVGKTGVVGRLKVGDSSRSIGLRADMDALPMQEANSFAHRSTIDGRMHACGHDGHVASLLGAARYLSETRRFDGVVNLIFQPAEEGLGGANAMLADGLFERFPCDVLFGFHNAPQLPVGKFAIRPGPMMAGGAFFDIVVKGKGSHGAHPEHSVDPVLTACHIVTALQSIPARNVGAVDAAVISVTRIEGGDAYNVVPNQAAVRGTARWFKPEVLDIIETNMRRIATGVAAGFGATAEVDFRLIFAPLVNGADETAFAADVAAEIAGEANVNRERDLIMGSEDFSFMLEKVPGAYINIGNGDSANVHNPSYDFNDAVLPYAASMYARLVELRLATNRLGA, from the coding sequence ATGACCGTTCTCGACAAGATCAAGGCATTCGAAGACACGATGACGGCCTGGCGCCAGGACCTGCACCGGCATCCCGAGGTCGGCTTCGAGGAAAAACGCACCTCCGACTTCATCGCCCGCACGCTCGACGGTTTCGGTTTCGAGGTGCATCGCGGCGTCGGCAAGACCGGCGTTGTCGGCCGGCTGAAGGTCGGCGACAGTTCGCGCTCGATCGGCCTGCGCGCCGACATGGACGCGCTGCCCATGCAGGAGGCCAACAGCTTCGCCCACCGCTCGACGATCGACGGCCGGATGCATGCCTGCGGCCATGATGGCCATGTCGCGAGCCTGCTCGGCGCGGCGCGCTACCTGTCCGAGACCCGCCGCTTCGACGGCGTGGTCAACCTGATCTTCCAGCCGGCCGAGGAAGGGCTCGGCGGCGCCAACGCCATGCTGGCCGACGGCCTGTTCGAGCGCTTTCCCTGCGACGTACTGTTCGGCTTCCACAACGCGCCGCAATTGCCGGTCGGCAAATTTGCGATCCGGCCGGGCCCGATGATGGCCGGCGGCGCGTTTTTCGACATCGTCGTCAAGGGCAAGGGTTCGCACGGCGCCCATCCCGAGCACAGCGTCGATCCGGTGCTGACCGCCTGCCACATCGTCACGGCGCTGCAGTCGATCCCGGCCCGCAATGTCGGCGCGGTCGACGCGGCGGTCATCAGCGTCACCCGGATCGAAGGCGGTGACGCCTATAACGTGGTGCCGAACCAGGCGGCGGTGCGCGGCACCGCCCGCTGGTTCAAGCCCGAGGTGCTTGACATCATCGAGACCAATATGCGGCGCATCGCGACCGGCGTGGCAGCCGGTTTCGGTGCCACGGCCGAGGTCGACTTCCGGCTGATCTTCGCGCCCCTGGTCAACGGCGCCGACGAGACGGCTTTTGCCGCCGACGTTGCCGCCGAGATCGCCGGCGAGGCCAATGTCAACCGCGAGCGCGATCTGATCATGGGCTCGGAGGACTTCTCCTTCATGCTGGAGAAGGTGCCCGGCGCCTATATCAATATCGGCAATGGCGACAGCGCCAATGTCCACAATCCGAGCTACGACTTCAATGACGCGGTGCTGCCCTATGCGGCCAGCATGTATGCGAGGCTGGTCGAACTCCGGCTGGCGACCAACCGGCTCGGCGCCTGA
- a CDS encoding L-idonate 5-dehydrogenase, whose protein sequence is MKALVIHAPHDLRVEERAVEALGPHDIAVKIAAGGICGSDLHYYHQGGFGTVRIKEPMILGHEIAGVVDAVGPAVVALKPGDRVAVSPSRPCGQCRYCREGRHNHCLNMRFYGSAMPFPHIQGAFREVLVCDAVQAHRVADHVSLSEAAFAEPLAVCLHAVRRAGAVLGKRVLVTGCGPIGALCALAARAAGAAEIVATDIAEAPIAMARRLGVDRAVNTATEPQALADYEADKGSFDVLFEASGNGGALTGALAALRPGGIVVQVGTGGEFAIPISVLVAKELELRGSFRFHEEFALAVAMLGAGRIDVGPLLTATFPVDRAVEAFDLASDRSRAMKVQLAFA, encoded by the coding sequence ATGAAGGCGCTGGTGATCCATGCCCCGCACGATCTGCGCGTCGAGGAGCGCGCCGTCGAGGCGCTCGGGCCGCACGACATCGCCGTCAAGATCGCCGCCGGCGGCATTTGCGGCTCGGACCTGCATTATTACCACCAGGGCGGCTTCGGGACGGTCCGGATCAAGGAGCCGATGATCCTCGGTCACGAGATTGCCGGCGTGGTCGATGCGGTCGGACCGGCGGTCGTGGCCTTGAAGCCGGGTGACCGGGTGGCGGTCAGCCCGAGCCGGCCCTGCGGCCAGTGCCGTTATTGCCGGGAAGGCCGGCACAACCACTGTCTCAACATGCGCTTTTATGGCTCGGCCATGCCGTTTCCGCATATTCAGGGCGCCTTCCGCGAGGTGCTGGTCTGCGACGCGGTCCAGGCGCACCGGGTGGCCGACCATGTCAGCCTGTCGGAAGCCGCCTTCGCCGAACCCCTGGCGGTCTGCCTGCATGCGGTGCGCCGGGCCGGCGCAGTGCTCGGCAAGCGCGTGCTGGTCACCGGCTGCGGCCCGATCGGCGCGCTTTGCGCACTGGCTGCCCGCGCCGCCGGGGCGGCCGAGATCGTCGCCACCGACATCGCGGAAGCGCCGATCGCCATGGCGCGCCGGCTCGGCGTCGACCGGGCCGTCAACACGGCGACCGAGCCGCAAGCGCTGGCTGACTACGAGGCCGACAAGGGTTCTTTCGACGTGCTGTTCGAAGCCTCGGGCAATGGCGGCGCGCTGACCGGCGCCTTGGCCGCGCTCAGGCCGGGCGGGATTGTCGTCCAGGTCGGCACCGGCGGCGAATTCGCCATTCCGATCAGCGTTCTGGTCGCCAAGGAACTGGAGCTGCGCGGCAGCTTCCGGTTTCATGAGGAGTTCGCGCTGGCCGTCGCCATGCTGGGCGCAGGCCGGATCGATGTCGGGCCGCTGCTGACCGCGACCTTCCCGGTCGACCGGGCGGTCGAAGCCTTCGACCTTGCCTCCGACCGCTCGCGGGCCATGAAGGTGCAGCTCGCCTTCGCCTGA
- a CDS encoding dihydroxyacetone kinase family protein yields MKKLVNDPRHVVREMLEGLVALCPDQALLADEDVIVRAVLPEPGARKVAVLSGGGAGHEPAHAGYVGQGLLTAAISGDVFTSPSADAVLTAIRAAAGPAGAVLVVKNYTGDRLNFGLAAELAKAEGIPTEIVMVADDVALHDTVPAERRRGIAGTVLVHKIAGAAAEAGWPLARVAETARQAAGGLGTMGVALGACTVPAAGRPGFLLGDNEVELGLGIHGEQGVRRGALEAADALVDTMLEIILKDQGLGDGDRVALLVNGLGGTPPMELAIVARRALTVLRGRGIRVERAWSGNFLTAIEMPGCSLSLLEVDDDSLSLLDAPAAAPAWPGGGRIAVPKVLPGPAAVADPAAAGIADLQVRGRLFKVAAALEAAEERLTTLDSAAGDGDLGISMLRGAEALRALPDGAFSDPATALTALAGALRRAIAGSSGPFYAVALMRAARVLDSGAGAEAEAYAAAFRAGVDAITELGGAKPGDRTMLDALVPGAEAFEAAARDGRPLTEAWRAAVEAADKGFQATAGMRPRLGRAAYLGDRAIGTPDAGAAAATVWMRALL; encoded by the coding sequence ATGAAGAAGCTGGTCAATGATCCGCGCCATGTCGTGCGGGAAATGCTCGAGGGGCTGGTTGCCCTTTGCCCGGATCAGGCCTTGCTGGCCGATGAGGACGTGATCGTCCGGGCCGTGCTGCCCGAGCCCGGCGCGCGCAAGGTCGCGGTTCTCTCGGGCGGCGGCGCCGGCCACGAGCCGGCCCATGCGGGTTATGTCGGGCAAGGCCTGCTGACCGCCGCGATATCGGGCGACGTGTTCACCTCGCCAAGCGCCGACGCGGTGCTGACCGCGATCCGCGCCGCCGCCGGGCCGGCCGGCGCGGTGCTCGTCGTCAAGAACTATACCGGCGACCGGCTGAATTTCGGCCTGGCCGCCGAACTCGCCAAGGCCGAGGGCATTCCGACCGAGATCGTGATGGTCGCCGACGATGTCGCTCTGCACGACACGGTGCCGGCCGAACGCCGCCGCGGCATTGCCGGAACGGTGCTGGTGCACAAGATTGCCGGTGCTGCGGCGGAAGCCGGCTGGCCGCTGGCGCGGGTAGCCGAGACGGCGCGCCAGGCAGCCGGCGGGCTCGGCACGATGGGGGTGGCGCTGGGCGCCTGCACCGTGCCGGCGGCCGGTCGCCCCGGCTTTCTGCTTGGCGACAACGAGGTCGAGCTCGGGCTCGGCATCCATGGCGAGCAAGGCGTGCGGCGCGGCGCGCTGGAAGCGGCCGACGCGCTGGTCGACACCATGCTGGAGATCATCCTGAAAGATCAGGGGCTCGGCGATGGCGACCGGGTGGCGCTGCTGGTCAACGGCCTCGGCGGCACGCCGCCCATGGAGCTGGCGATCGTCGCCCGCCGGGCGCTCACCGTGCTGCGCGGGCGCGGCATCCGCGTCGAACGGGCCTGGAGCGGCAATTTCCTCACCGCCATCGAAATGCCCGGCTGCTCGCTGTCGCTGCTCGAGGTCGACGACGACAGCCTGAGCCTGCTCGACGCGCCGGCCGCGGCGCCGGCCTGGCCCGGAGGTGGCCGGATCGCGGTCCCGAAAGTCCTGCCCGGACCGGCGGCGGTGGCCGACCCGGCCGCCGCCGGGATCGCCGACCTGCAGGTTCGTGGCCGGCTGTTCAAGGTCGCGGCCGCGCTCGAGGCGGCCGAAGAACGGCTCACGACCCTCGACAGCGCGGCCGGTGACGGCGATCTCGGCATCAGCATGCTGCGTGGCGCCGAAGCGCTTCGGGCCTTGCCCGATGGCGCGTTCAGCGATCCGGCCACCGCGCTGACAGCGCTTGCCGGGGCGCTGCGCCGGGCAATCGCCGGCAGTTCCGGGCCGTTCTACGCAGTCGCCTTGATGCGCGCGGCGCGGGTTCTCGACAGCGGGGCGGGAGCGGAGGCCGAGGCCTATGCGGCGGCCTTTCGCGCCGGCGTCGACGCAATCACCGAACTTGGCGGCGCAAAGCCCGGCGACCGCACCATGCTGGACGCCCTGGTGCCGGGCGCCGAGGCTTTCGAGGCTGCGGCCAGGGATGGCAGGCCGCTGACCGAGGCCTGGCGGGCGGCGGTCGAAGCGGCGGACAAGGGCTTTCAGGCCACCGCCGGCATGCGCCCGCGGCTCGGCCGGGCCGCCTATCTCGGCGACCGGGCCATCGGTACGCCGGATGCCGGAGCGGCGGCGGCGACGGTGTGGATGCGCGCCCTGCTCTGA